Proteins encoded by one window of Paraburkholderia sprentiae WSM5005:
- a CDS encoding metal ABC transporter permease yields MFSSFMINTWIVATIVAAVAGCVGFFVVVRGATFAAHTLPLGAFPGAAAASLIGVNPLFGLIAFSVIGVIGISQLSRRGRSEVATALCLVTLLGLGVLFLSMTSEYSQEVYALLFGEVLGVSNSDLAPIAIMSVVSVALIALLFRPLLVTAVSPELGGARGVSSKRIELWFLAILALSTSVALPVVGALLVFSLMVGPASAARSLSDRPVVAMSLSVGISLVTVWAAIVLSYESNWPVGFFVGAFGAISYALGRLVAGAGGPRGLPKVAEARH; encoded by the coding sequence ATGTTCTCCAGTTTCATGATCAACACGTGGATCGTCGCGACCATCGTTGCAGCCGTTGCCGGTTGTGTCGGCTTCTTTGTCGTCGTTCGGGGGGCAACGTTTGCCGCGCACACATTGCCGCTTGGAGCCTTTCCTGGCGCTGCAGCCGCAAGCCTTATCGGTGTCAACCCGCTGTTCGGTCTGATCGCCTTCTCCGTCATCGGCGTTATCGGGATCAGCCAGCTCAGCCGCAGGGGGCGGTCCGAGGTTGCCACGGCACTTTGTCTCGTCACGCTGCTCGGGTTGGGGGTATTGTTCCTGAGCATGACGAGCGAGTACTCACAGGAGGTTTATGCGCTGCTCTTTGGAGAAGTGCTGGGCGTCAGCAACAGTGATCTCGCCCCGATCGCGATCATGAGCGTTGTGTCGGTCGCGCTTATCGCACTGCTGTTTCGTCCGCTTCTGGTGACCGCCGTGTCACCTGAACTCGGGGGGGCCAGGGGCGTATCGAGCAAACGGATTGAGTTGTGGTTTCTGGCGATACTTGCGCTTTCAACATCGGTGGCGTTGCCCGTGGTGGGGGCGTTGCTGGTGTTCAGTCTGATGGTGGGTCCCGCGTCTGCCGCGCGCTCCCTGAGCGACCGCCCGGTCGTTGCCATGTCCCTGTCGGTGGGCATTTCGCTGGTCACGGTATGGGCCGCGATTGTTCTCTCGTACGAGTCGAACTGGCCCGTAGGATTTTTCGTCGGCGCGTTCGGTGCGATTTCCTATGCGCTGGGGCGACTCGTCGCCGGGGCAGGCGGCCCGCGTGGTCTGCCAAAAGTTGCTGAAGCCAGGCATTAG